From Caminibacter mediatlanticus TB-2, the proteins below share one genomic window:
- a CDS encoding plasminogen-binding N-terminal domain-containing protein: MRYFILLLATFLFAVEVKIDNVDLKNKEITLNKYVKKGVSGVVICNYLKTPIICARAVSFGKIAKLFVYNDLKNDAFARPVVLPKKNDEVVFAKDYSRIVIIAPNQEIYLKLKNLYKNNVIISPDILAAFLDGEINQNNLREFAKEFNIGRYIIALDKVYEVDSFSFYIVGEKNFKINAKYNKAFFTYSNNFDIKKVDFKKLIKGIDD, encoded by the coding sequence ATGAGATATTTTATTTTATTGTTAGCAACTTTTCTTTTTGCTGTTGAAGTTAAAATAGATAATGTTGATTTGAAAAATAAGGAGATTACATTAAATAAATATGTAAAAAAAGGTGTAAGTGGAGTTGTTATTTGTAATTATTTAAAAACTCCAATTATTTGTGCAAGGGCTGTGTCTTTTGGAAAAATAGCAAAACTTTTTGTATATAATGATTTAAAAAATGATGCGTTTGCAAGACCAGTTGTTCTTCCAAAAAAAAATGATGAAGTGGTTTTTGCAAAAGATTATTCAAGAATAGTTATAATTGCTCCAAATCAAGAGATTTATTTAAAATTAAAAAATTTATATAAAAATAATGTAATTATTTCTCCTGATATATTAGCTGCTTTTTTAGATGGTGAAATTAATCAAAATAATTTAAGAGAGTTTGCAAAAGAATTTAACATAGGAAGATATATAATAGCACTTGATAAAGTATACGAAGTGGATAGTTTTAGTTTTTATATAGTAGGAGAGAAAAATTTTAAAATAAATGCAAAATATAATAAGGCTTTCTTTACATACTCTAACAATTTTGATATAAAAAAAGTAGATTTTAAAAAGTTAATAAAGGGAATAGATGATTGA
- a CDS encoding DedA family protein — protein MFEQIVNILVNFAHSLGYIGIYFYMFLVGTFIPVPSELVLLPAGYLAAKGDMDLFLVWLCAALGSLSGALFNYFLAKWIVNKFLKDKPIIKKVNKFWYSHGKISAFLAPLTPGLGQYISIPAGLSHMSLKWFIPLTFSANLIWTGFLIMIGYFFGAGDKAHKEVIYGSLILLGGVILIASIYVLREIKKSKQ, from the coding sequence ATGTTTGAGCAAATTGTTAATATACTTGTTAATTTTGCACATTCACTTGGATATATTGGTATCTATTTTTATATGTTTTTAGTAGGTACTTTTATTCCAGTACCGAGTGAATTAGTATTACTTCCTGCTGGATACTTAGCGGCAAAAGGTGATATGGATTTATTTTTAGTTTGGTTATGTGCAGCCCTTGGTAGTTTAAGTGGAGCTCTTTTTAACTATTTTTTAGCAAAATGGATTGTTAATAAATTTTTAAAAGATAAACCAATTATAAAAAAAGTTAATAAATTTTGGTATTCTCATGGTAAAATTTCAGCTTTTTTAGCACCTTTAACTCCTGGCCTTGGACAATATATTTCAATTCCAGCAGGACTTTCTCATATGAGTTTAAAATGGTTTATACCTCTGACTTTTAGTGCAAATTTAATTTGGACTGGTTTTTTAATTATGATAGGATATTTTTTTGGTGCAGGAGATAAAGCACATAAAGAGGTAATTTATGGAAGTTTAATATTGCTTGGTGGTGTAATTTTAATTGCTTCAATTTATGTTTTAAGAGAAATAAAAAAATCTAAACAGTAA
- the lpxD gene encoding UDP-3-O-(3-hydroxymyristoyl)glucosamine N-acyltransferase, giving the protein MEDIKCKMKNEKRVFSLKEICDYLGIECSEDKKITGLNTLVDANEEEISFLENKKYEKYLKNTKAAAVLIRKEDISKLPKGVIPLITDNPYLKLALLTKLFSKSPWEDGGYQINSSAKIDPSVRIAKGVRVGKNVTIMPNVVIGPYVEIDEGSIIYPNVTIYRDTKIGKNVTIHAGSVIGSDGFGYAHTSDGKHIKIYHLGKVIIEDEVEIGANTTIDRAVFGKTIIKKGSKIDNLVQIGHNCEIGEYSILVSQVGLSGSSKLGRNVVMGGQSATAGHLEIAPFTTIAARGGVTKSIKTPGVYSGFPLMPHKLWLKLQAKLSKLLKS; this is encoded by the coding sequence ATGGAAGATATAAAATGTAAGATGAAAAATGAAAAGAGAGTTTTTAGTTTAAAAGAAATTTGTGATTATTTAGGAATTGAATGCAGTGAAGATAAAAAAATAACAGGTTTAAATACTCTTGTTGATGCAAATGAAGAAGAGATTTCTTTTTTAGAAAATAAAAAGTATGAAAAATATTTAAAAAACACAAAAGCAGCAGCAGTTTTAATAAGAAAAGAAGATATATCTAAACTCCCTAAGGGAGTTATTCCCCTAATTACAGATAATCCTTATTTAAAATTAGCTCTTCTTACTAAACTTTTTTCTAAATCTCCTTGGGAAGATGGAGGCTATCAAATAAATTCATCAGCTAAAATTGACCCATCAGTTAGAATTGCAAAAGGTGTTAGAGTTGGTAAAAATGTAACTATTATGCCAAATGTAGTTATTGGACCTTATGTAGAAATTGATGAAGGTAGTATTATCTATCCAAATGTTACGATTTATAGAGATACAAAAATAGGAAAAAATGTAACAATACATGCAGGAAGTGTAATTGGTAGTGATGGATTTGGATATGCTCATACAAGTGATGGAAAACATATAAAAATTTATCATTTAGGAAAAGTGATAATAGAAGATGAGGTAGAAATTGGAGCTAATACCACAATAGATAGGGCAGTTTTTGGTAAAACCATAATAAAAAAAGGAAGCAAAATTGATAACTTAGTCCAAATTGGACACAATTGTGAAATAGGAGAGTATTCTATTTTAGTTTCACAAGTTGGTTTATCTGGGTCTTCTAAACTTGGAAGAAATGTAGTAATGGGAGGACAAAGTGCAACTGCTGGACATCTTGAAATAGCTCCTTTTACCACAATTGCTGCAAGAGGAGGAGTTACTAAATCTATTAAAACTCCTGGTGTTTATAGTGGATTTCCTCTTATGCCTCATAAATTATGGCTAAAACTTCAAGCAAAACTCTCAAAACTTCTTAAATCTTGA
- a CDS encoding YaaA family protein has protein sequence MKILFSPSEAKKKGGESEFEFNFLFPHLNKKRKEVVDKYNDFIKTALKEELEKLFGVKEVEEFLGDIYSKKTFPAIKRYSGVAYDYLDFDSLGENAKNYIYKNVIIFSNLFGPISAGDFIPEYKLKQGEKIGDFEPWKFYKKHFSKALDEYLENEDILDLRAGFYSKFYSPKKEVFTFKFLKNKKVVSHFAKAYRGIILREVAKRKVDTIDELLKLEIENLQIKEIIESKKKKEIICEIKE, from the coding sequence ATGAAAATACTATTCTCACCAAGTGAGGCAAAGAAAAAAGGAGGAGAGAGCGAGTTTGAATTTAATTTTCTCTTTCCTCATTTAAATAAAAAACGAAAAGAGGTTGTTGATAAATATAATGATTTTATAAAAACTGCTTTAAAAGAAGAATTAGAAAAACTATTTGGAGTTAAAGAAGTAGAAGAGTTTTTAGGAGATATATATTCTAAAAAAACATTTCCTGCAATAAAAAGATATAGTGGTGTTGCTTATGATTATTTAGATTTTGATAGTTTAGGTGAAAATGCAAAAAATTATATTTATAAAAATGTTATCATATTTTCAAACCTTTTTGGTCCTATTAGTGCAGGGGATTTTATTCCAGAATATAAACTCAAACAAGGTGAAAAAATAGGTGATTTTGAGCCTTGGAAATTTTATAAAAAGCATTTTTCAAAAGCATTAGACGAATATTTAGAAAATGAAGATATTTTAGATTTAAGAGCTGGATTTTATTCTAAATTTTACTCTCCTAAAAAAGAAGTTTTTACATTTAAATTTTTAAAAAATAAAAAAGTAGTTAGTCATTTTGCAAAGGCTTATAGAGGTATTATTTTAAGAGAAGTTGCAAAAAGAAAAGTTGATACAATTGATGAATTATTAAAATTAGAAATTGAGAATTTACAAATTAAAGAGATTATTGAAAGTAAAAAGAAAAAAGAGATTATTTGTGAGATTAAAGAATAA
- a CDS encoding cysteine desulfurase family protein, whose amino-acid sequence MRVYLDNNSTTPMDEEIKEIYCDATKYFGNINVIYDLGIEARKKLNEAYDIIYPGIGADDSDDIIITSSTTEGNNTVIKTFLDAYLKGSPKKHIITTVAEHSSIKAPCAYAKSFGMEVTYLYTDENGRIKLDELENAIREDTALISVLFASNESGAIQPIKEISEIAKKYNIPFHCDGAQAISKAKVNVRDLGVDYFTFSAHKFHGPKGVGGLYVREGAPYQNLIHGGNQMGGKRGGSVYLNGIISMAEAIKKANENLDYMNSEVRRLRDKLEEAILKIPDTKSYVDKKYRLPNTVIASFRGIEGEAMLWDLNMHKIYAATGSSCSSERLEGSEVLEALGEDPEIAHTGIIFSLSRFTTEEEIDYVIDVLPKVVNRLREISMTYAKIKPE is encoded by the coding sequence ATGAGAGTATATTTAGATAATAATTCAACCACTCCTATGGATGAAGAAATCAAAGAAATATATTGTGATGCAACTAAATACTTTGGAAATATAAATGTAATTTATGACCTTGGTATTGAAGCAAGAAAAAAATTAAATGAAGCGTATGATATTATTTATCCAGGGATTGGTGCAGATGATAGTGATGATATAATTATTACCTCTTCAACAACTGAGGGTAATAATACAGTAATAAAAACATTTTTAGATGCCTATCTTAAAGGCTCTCCTAAAAAACATATTATTACAACAGTAGCAGAACATTCTTCAATCAAAGCACCTTGTGCTTATGCTAAGAGTTTTGGGATGGAGGTTACTTATCTTTATACTGATGAAAATGGAAGAATAAAACTTGATGAACTTGAAAATGCAATCAGAGAAGATACAGCGTTAATTTCAGTTTTATTTGCAAGTAATGAAAGTGGGGCAATTCAGCCAATTAAAGAAATTAGTGAAATTGCAAAAAAATATAATATTCCATTTCATTGTGATGGAGCACAAGCTATTTCAAAAGCAAAAGTAAATGTAAGAGACCTTGGAGTAGATTATTTTACCTTCTCAGCTCATAAATTCCATGGACCAAAAGGGGTTGGCGGTCTTTATGTAAGAGAAGGCGCACCTTATCAAAACTTAATCCATGGTGGAAACCAAATGGGTGGAAAAAGAGGAGGAAGTGTATATTTAAATGGAATTATTTCTATGGCTGAGGCTATAAAAAAAGCAAATGAAAATTTAGATTATATGAATAGTGAAGTTAGAAGACTTAGAGATAAGCTTGAAGAGGCTATTTTAAAAATACCAGATACAAAAAGTTATGTAGATAAAAAATATAGACTCCCAAATACAGTTATTGCATCATTTAGAGGAATAGAAGGTGAAGCAATGCTTTGGGATTTAAATATGCATAAAATCTATGCAGCAACAGGAAGTAGTTGTTCGTCTGAAAGACTTGAAGGAAGTGAAGTGCTTGAAGCACTTGGAGAAGACCCAGAAATAGCACATACTGGAATTATTTTTTCACTTAGTAGATTTACAACCGAAGAAGAGATAGACTATGTTATAGATGTTTTGCCAAAAGTTGTAAATAGACTTAGAGAAATTTCAATGACATATGCAAAAATTAAACCAGAGTAA
- a CDS encoding iron-sulfur cluster assembly scaffold protein NifU, translating to MARNDLLSGSIWEEYSNKVVERMNNPKFLGEFSEEDAKKRDAKLVVADFGSEACGDAVRLYWLVDPKTDKIIDARFKSFGCGTAIASSDVMTELTIGKTVDEAMKVTNLDVEKALRDEPNKPAFPPQKMHCSVMAYDVIMEAAAKYKGKDAEELKDSEIVCECARVTRKEIEDIIKKHKVKTVEELQKYTDAGKYCKSCVKPGGHEEKPIYLVDIIKQVNEEMKKEEIKNSAITEDFEKMSLVKKIKAIEEFLDTKIKPMLAMDGGSLELIDIREGDGVTTVFVRYLGACSTCASGDMTLMAIEEEMKKHFNTDKIKVMAI from the coding sequence ATGGCAAGAAATGATTTATTAAGCGGAAGTATTTGGGAAGAGTATTCAAATAAAGTGGTTGAGAGAATGAATAATCCAAAATTTTTAGGTGAATTTAGTGAAGAAGATGCTAAAAAAAGAGATGCAAAACTTGTTGTTGCTGATTTTGGAAGTGAAGCGTGTGGGGATGCTGTTAGATTATATTGGCTTGTAGACCCAAAAACGGATAAAATAATTGATGCAAGATTTAAGTCATTTGGATGTGGGACTGCTATTGCGTCAAGTGATGTAATGACTGAACTTACTATTGGAAAAACAGTTGATGAAGCTATGAAAGTTACAAACTTAGATGTTGAAAAAGCATTAAGAGATGAACCAAATAAACCTGCATTTCCACCTCAAAAAATGCATTGTAGTGTTATGGCATATGATGTTATTATGGAGGCTGCTGCTAAATATAAAGGTAAAGATGCAGAAGAACTTAAAGATAGTGAAATTGTATGTGAGTGTGCAAGAGTAACAAGAAAAGAGATTGAAGATATTATTAAAAAACATAAAGTAAAAACTGTTGAAGAACTTCAAAAATATACTGATGCAGGGAAGTATTGTAAAAGTTGTGTAAAACCAGGTGGTCATGAAGAAAAACCAATTTATTTAGTAGATATAATAAAACAAGTTAATGAAGAAATGAAAAAAGAAGAAATTAAAAATTCAGCAATAACAGAAGATTTTGAAAAAATGAGTTTAGTTAAAAAAATAAAAGCTATTGAAGAATTTTTAGATACAAAAATAAAACCAATGCTTGCAATGGATGGTGGAAGTTTAGAATTAATTGATATAAGAGAAGGTGATGGAGTAACAACAGTGTTTGTTAGATATCTTGGTGCTTGTTCGACTTGTGCAAGTGGTGATATGACTTTAATGGCAATTGAAGAAGAGATGAAAAAACATTTTAATACTGATAAAATAAAAGTAATGGCAATATAA
- a CDS encoding L-aspartate oxidase, with translation MSYDILVVGSGIAGMMAAIEAKELGSNVAIVMKKSPLANNSFMAKGGINAALNNMGDGDSIEQHIQDTLKGGMGIAEEEAVRIFCEHAPQVVRELHRKYKVPFTTLPDGRLAQRPFGGTKFKRTCFSADATGPAIMKTLNKVIQELNIPTIKNHFALNLIVNNGVIAGVSFLDEETNEVKVIKAKAVIMATGGYAGLYRGYTTNVTDATGDGIAMGLRAGLEGMDLEFIQFHPTGLAGTNYLISEAARAEGGRLINSDGNEFVDELNTRDFVTRAIVKQLQKGKQVYLDLTDIPEEVINTKLIHLKKRVKSLKKIDITKEPIPINPLAHYTMGGIKTDTYAFTDIEGLFYVGEAGNNGVNGANRLGGNSLSEGAVFGKIAGYEAVKYSHRVKNIPEIKNEDIQKDIELIEKLKNTKIDTKKIKHTLGDILYRKVGIIRNGYTLKKAIGIFEDLKKEMQTNNNEIENDSSLKEKLECINGIDLAIATAKSALQREESRGAHFRLDFPETDFAFQKHTFVKI, from the coding sequence ATGTCTTATGATATTTTAGTTGTTGGTAGTGGGATTGCTGGAATGATGGCTGCAATTGAAGCAAAAGAACTTGGAAGTAATGTAGCAATTGTTATGAAAAAATCTCCTCTTGCGAATAACTCTTTTATGGCAAAAGGTGGAATTAATGCAGCTCTTAATAATATGGGAGATGGAGATAGTATTGAGCAACACATCCAAGATACTCTAAAAGGTGGGATGGGTATAGCAGAAGAAGAAGCAGTTAGAATCTTTTGCGAACATGCTCCACAAGTAGTAAGAGAACTTCATAGAAAATATAAAGTCCCATTTACAACACTTCCTGATGGAAGACTTGCTCAAAGACCATTTGGAGGGACTAAATTTAAAAGGACATGCTTCTCAGCTGATGCAACAGGTCCTGCTATTATGAAAACATTAAATAAAGTAATTCAAGAATTAAATATTCCTACTATTAAGAATCATTTTGCATTAAATTTAATTGTAAATAATGGAGTAATAGCAGGAGTTAGCTTTTTAGATGAAGAAACTAATGAAGTAAAAGTTATTAAAGCAAAAGCTGTTATTATGGCAACAGGTGGATATGCAGGCTTATATAGAGGATATACAACAAACGTGACTGATGCAACAGGTGATGGTATTGCAATGGGACTTAGGGCTGGACTTGAAGGAATGGATTTAGAATTTATTCAGTTTCACCCAACAGGACTTGCTGGGACAAACTATTTAATTAGTGAAGCTGCAAGGGCAGAAGGAGGAAGATTGATAAACAGTGATGGTAATGAATTTGTAGATGAACTTAATACAAGAGACTTTGTAACACGTGCGATTGTTAAACAACTTCAAAAAGGAAAACAAGTATACCTTGACTTAACAGATATCCCAGAAGAGGTAATTAATACAAAACTTATTCATCTAAAAAAAAGAGTAAAATCTCTTAAAAAAATTGACATAACAAAAGAACCAATCCCTATAAATCCACTTGCACACTATACCATGGGAGGAATAAAAACTGACACCTATGCTTTTACAGACATTGAAGGATTATTTTATGTAGGTGAAGCTGGAAATAATGGAGTTAATGGGGCAAATAGACTTGGGGGAAATTCACTTAGTGAAGGTGCAGTATTTGGAAAAATTGCAGGGTATGAAGCTGTAAAATACTCTCATAGAGTAAAAAATATACCAGAAATTAAAAATGAAGATATTCAAAAAGATATAGAATTAATTGAAAAACTAAAAAATACAAAAATAGATACTAAAAAAATAAAACACACTCTTGGAGATATTTTATATAGAAAAGTTGGAATAATTAGAAATGGATATACACTTAAAAAAGCTATTGGAATTTTTGAAGATTTAAAAAAAGAGATGCAAACAAATAATAACGAGATTGAAAATGACTCATCTCTAAAAGAAAAACTTGAATGTATAAATGGAATCGATTTAGCTATTGCTACTGCAAAATCAGCTCTTCAAAGAGAAGAAAGTAGAGGAGCTCATTTTAGACTTGATTTTCCTGAAACAGACTTTGCTTTTCAAAAACATACATTCGTTAAAATTTAA
- the ilvN gene encoding acetolactate synthase small subunit, producing MKRVISVIVENEHGVLARIVNMFAARGYNITSLTVAPIPESEFSRMTIMSEGDPKVFEQIVKQLYKLIPVYKVIESDNFIEKEMAMVKFNLDEPLSDIDALARCYNGSISNVGEKHVVVSVVDRPDRIDNFLKAVKRFKPLEVVRSGVSVIER from the coding sequence ATGAAAAGAGTAATATCTGTAATCGTTGAAAACGAACATGGCGTTTTAGCAAGAATAGTGAATATGTTTGCAGCAAGAGGTTATAATATAACTTCACTAACTGTTGCTCCAATTCCTGAGAGTGAATTTAGTAGAATGACAATAATGAGTGAAGGTGACCCTAAGGTGTTTGAGCAAATTGTAAAGCAACTTTATAAATTAATTCCTGTTTATAAAGTAATTGAGAGTGATAATTTTATTGAAAAAGAGATGGCAATGGTAAAATTTAATTTAGACGAACCGCTCTCAGATATAGACGCACTTGCGAGATGTTATAATGGAAGTATAAGTAATGTTGGAGAAAAACATGTTGTTGTAAGTGTTGTAGATAGACCAGATAGAATTGATAATTTTTTAAAAGCAGTTAAAAGATTTAAGCCTCTTGAAGTTGTAAGAAGTGGAGTTAGTGTTATTGAAAGGTAA
- the xth gene encoding exodeoxyribonuclease III — protein sequence MKICTFNVNSIRSRLEIVQNLVKDYNIDVLCMQEIKVENEKFPIIDGDFECIIHGQKRLHGVATCSKYPIEGYQKGFDGELNESRFIYTLINGIHIINIYAPLGDSYGDRFEYKMYFYDKLFEWLKRFDLNKDKVLICGDFNISHTSLDVWDEEIWEGEVTHLPEERAILSKFLDIGFIDIIRDVYKDEKVFTFYDYRGAAVYKNEGLRLDYILVSKPLFSKFKKVDILTSIRRKRKPTPSDHVPIIAEFDV from the coding sequence ATGAAAATTTGTACATTTAATGTGAATTCAATAAGAAGTAGGCTTGAAATTGTTCAAAATTTAGTAAAAGATTATAATATTGATGTTTTATGTATGCAAGAGATTAAAGTTGAAAATGAAAAATTTCCTATTATAGATGGAGATTTTGAATGTATTATACATGGTCAAAAGAGACTTCATGGAGTTGCGACTTGTTCAAAATATCCAATAGAAGGGTATCAAAAAGGTTTTGATGGTGAATTAAACGAATCAAGATTTATTTATACTCTTATAAATGGAATTCATATTATTAATATTTATGCACCTCTTGGGGATAGTTATGGTGATAGGTTTGAGTATAAAATGTATTTTTATGATAAATTATTTGAGTGGTTAAAAAGATTTGATTTAAATAAAGATAAAGTTTTAATTTGTGGTGATTTTAACATTTCTCATACCTCACTTGATGTTTGGGATGAAGAAATTTGGGAAGGAGAAGTTACTCATTTACCAGAAGAGAGAGCAATTCTTTCTAAATTTTTAGATATAGGTTTTATTGATATTATAAGAGATGTGTATAAAGATGAAAAAGTTTTTACTTTTTATGATTATAGAGGGGCTGCTGTTTATAAAAATGAAGGATTAAGACTTGATTATATTTTAGTATCAAAGCCTCTTTTTTCAAAATTTAAAAAAGTTGATATTTTAACTTCAATAAGAAGAAAAAGAAAGCCAACTCCATCAGACCATGTGCCAATAATTGCAGAATTTGATGTATAA
- a CDS encoding FAD-binding oxidoreductase codes for MIDKKHIEYLKNIVGEDDIKTDKIHLRAYSYDATREHFYPDAVVFPENEEEISKILKYCNEEKIAIIPRGAGSGFTGGALPVNGGIVLALEKHMNKILEIDEKDMVAVVQPGVVNRKLQEEVEKKGLFYPPDPASMDYSTIGGNVSENAGGMRAAKYGLTKDYVMSLKAVLPNGDIIRAGKRTIKDVAGYNIAGILIASEGTLAVITEITLKLLPKPKIKKTYMGIFKNVEDAMNAVYKSLASGAMPVAMEFMDSLVVKALREKLGVDLPEWAGALLIGDVDGNVEEEINYQLGILENSFRENGCKEFKVAKDEKEANEIWFARRNASQSITIYGSKKINEDISVPRSRLPDALREINNISKKYGLVVPCFGHAGDGNIHVNVMVDKNNEEEIKKGYKAVEEIFKLVVDMGGTLSGEHGIGLSKAPFMKLAFNEAELNLFKRIKEAFDPNGILNPGKMGI; via the coding sequence ATGATTGATAAAAAACATATAGAATATTTAAAAAATATTGTTGGTGAAGATGATATTAAAACTGATAAAATTCATCTAAGGGCATATTCATATGATGCTACACGAGAGCATTTTTATCCAGATGCAGTAGTTTTTCCTGAAAATGAAGAAGAAATTAGTAAAATATTAAAATATTGTAATGAAGAGAAAATTGCGATTATTCCAAGAGGAGCTGGCAGTGGATTTACAGGAGGGGCTTTACCTGTAAATGGAGGTATTGTTTTAGCACTTGAAAAGCATATGAATAAAATACTTGAAATTGATGAAAAAGATATGGTAGCAGTTGTTCAGCCAGGAGTTGTAAATAGAAAACTTCAAGAAGAAGTAGAAAAAAAAGGACTTTTTTATCCACCAGACCCTGCAAGTATGGATTATTCTACAATTGGAGGAAATGTAAGCGAAAACGCTGGTGGGATGAGAGCTGCTAAATATGGTCTTACAAAAGATTATGTTATGAGTCTAAAAGCAGTTTTGCCAAATGGTGATATTATAAGAGCTGGTAAAAGAACAATTAAAGATGTTGCGGGATATAATATTGCTGGGATTTTAATTGCAAGTGAAGGTACCCTTGCTGTAATTACAGAAATTACACTAAAACTTTTACCAAAGCCAAAAATAAAAAAAACATATATGGGTATTTTTAAAAATGTTGAAGATGCTATGAATGCTGTTTATAAATCTCTTGCAAGTGGTGCTATGCCAGTTGCGATGGAGTTTATGGATAGTTTAGTTGTAAAAGCTTTAAGAGAAAAACTTGGAGTTGATTTACCTGAGTGGGCAGGGGCATTGCTTATAGGTGATGTGGATGGAAATGTTGAAGAAGAAATCAATTATCAATTAGGAATTTTAGAAAATTCTTTTAGAGAGAATGGATGTAAAGAATTTAAAGTTGCAAAAGATGAAAAAGAAGCAAATGAAATTTGGTTTGCAAGAAGAAATGCATCACAATCAATTACTATTTATGGTAGTAAAAAAATAAATGAAGATATTTCAGTCCCAAGAAGTAGATTACCTGATGCTTTAAGAGAGATTAATAATATTAGTAAAAAATATGGATTGGTAGTGCCTTGTTTTGGTCATGCAGGAGATGGAAATATTCATGTAAATGTAATGGTTGATAAAAATAATGAAGAAGAGATAAAAAAAGGATATAAAGCAGTAGAAGAGATATTTAAACTTGTAGTTGATATGGGGGGGACTTTAAGTGGCGAACATGGAATTGGGCTTAGCAAAGCTCCGTTTATGAAACTTGCATTCAATGAAGCTGAACTTAACTTATTTAAAAGAATAAAAGAAGCTTTTGACCCAAACGGAATATTAAATCCTGGGAAAATGGGAATATAA